From the bacterium genome, one window contains:
- a CDS encoding OmpA family protein yields MLAALLLVQAGCSAANRPGWLQEPGWNKPWSYRSGVAAAVCAAIGAGAGVGIQQARTSCATATVNGQKIQDCQSISNSNDDTFWLWGALIGAASGAVLCGVLGHVFLDPAAEPEPVTPPPPLPEPTPEPPVRQRIVLRGVNFAFNSSAIEPESRPVLDEAANILKRHPDVQVLVKGYTDAIGSVEYNQALSVRRAEAVFRYLVNQGVDPERLTVQGFGKSNPVASNDTEAGRAQNRRVELHPVQSDAAP; encoded by the coding sequence GTGCTCGCCGCCCTGCTGCTCGTGCAGGCGGGGTGTAGCGCCGCCAACCGCCCCGGGTGGCTGCAGGAGCCGGGCTGGAACAAGCCCTGGAGCTACCGCTCCGGCGTCGCCGCCGCCGTCTGCGCGGCGATCGGCGCCGGCGCCGGCGTCGGCATCCAGCAGGCCCGGACGAGCTGCGCCACGGCGACCGTCAACGGGCAGAAGATCCAGGACTGCCAGTCGATCTCGAACTCGAACGACGACACCTTCTGGCTCTGGGGGGCGCTGATCGGCGCCGCCAGCGGCGCCGTGCTCTGCGGCGTGCTCGGGCACGTGTTCCTCGACCCCGCCGCCGAGCCGGAGCCGGTGACGCCGCCGCCGCCACTGCCCGAGCCGACGCCGGAACCGCCCGTGCGCCAGCGCATCGTGCTGCGCGGCGTGAACTTCGCCTTCAACTCGAGCGCGATCGAGCCCGAGTCGCGCCCGGTGCTCGACGAGGCGGCGAACATTCTGAAGCGGCATCCGGATGTGCAAGTCCTGGTGAAGGGCTACACTGACGCCATCGGCAGCGTCGAATACAATCAGGCGCTCTCGGTCCGACGGGCCGAGGCGGTCTTCCGTTATCTCGTGAACCAGGGGGTCGACCCGGAGCGGCTGACCGTCCAGGGCTTCGGCAAATCGAACCCCGTCGCGTCCAATGACACCGAAGCGGGCCGTGCCCAGAATCGCCGCGTCGAGCTGCATCCCGTGCAGAGCGACGCCGCGCCGTGA
- a CDS encoding DUF1329 domain-containing protein: MTFPRQLAALCGGLALALLAAAPTRADVNPGDVINKDNKDKVTDLVSPGVMWCIEHGMTMKIVPYQKIDWNPAYKEATEKYSGQVKLSADGRTIENHVGGLPFPNIDPNDPNVALKIMFNYEYKPFVTDDQDLRNFDADTGTVSDKPLDVERHYILDHLRTLFYTGRLYIDPKPILLPNTDGVRAKQSLHPILEPFDLKGVGLTGIRYLDPDRQDDTWLYLPTLRRVRRLSSAQRSDALFGQDTDVDSYGGYAGQIPWFTWKFLGSKKILGTFHAEKFPVEYCPGGADFVYCDNWEPRDVWVVEGTAKQAQYAYGKRVLFIDKESYYIAYSDIYDKAGQLWKVWLNQFGFRNKAAPGYGDTYDSVMPFTHSITMADMQLSHATRAALPSPKYPGEPGWYFNQGAKTGLTEEFFTIAHMIAASN, encoded by the coding sequence ATGACCTTTCCCAGACAGCTCGCGGCGCTCTGCGGCGGCCTGGCGCTGGCGCTGCTCGCCGCCGCGCCGACGCGCGCCGACGTCAACCCCGGCGACGTCATCAACAAGGACAACAAGGACAAGGTCACCGACCTCGTCTCGCCGGGCGTGATGTGGTGCATCGAGCACGGGATGACGATGAAGATCGTCCCGTACCAGAAGATCGACTGGAACCCGGCCTACAAGGAGGCGACCGAGAAGTACTCCGGCCAGGTGAAGCTGTCGGCCGACGGGCGCACGATCGAGAACCACGTCGGCGGCCTGCCCTTCCCGAACATCGATCCCAACGACCCGAACGTGGCGCTGAAGATCATGTTCAACTACGAGTACAAGCCGTTCGTCACCGACGACCAGGACCTGCGCAACTTCGACGCGGACACCGGCACCGTCTCCGACAAGCCGCTCGACGTCGAGCGCCACTACATCCTCGACCACCTGCGCACGCTCTTCTACACCGGTCGCCTGTACATCGATCCCAAGCCCATCCTGCTGCCCAACACCGACGGCGTGCGCGCCAAGCAGTCCCTGCACCCGATCCTCGAGCCCTTCGACCTCAAGGGCGTCGGCCTGACCGGCATCCGCTACCTCGACCCGGATCGCCAGGACGACACCTGGCTGTATCTGCCCACCCTCCGCCGCGTCCGCCGGCTCTCCAGCGCCCAGCGCTCGGACGCCCTCTTCGGCCAGGACACGGACGTCGACAGCTACGGCGGCTACGCCGGACAGATCCCCTGGTTCACCTGGAAATTCCTCGGCAGCAAGAAGATCCTCGGCACCTTCCATGCCGAGAAGTTCCCGGTCGAGTACTGCCCGGGTGGCGCCGACTTCGTCTACTGCGACAATTGGGAGCCGCGCGACGTGTGGGTCGTCGAAGGCACCGCCAAGCAGGCGCAGTACGCCTACGGCAAGCGCGTGCTCTTCATCGACAAGGAGTCGTACTACATCGCGTACAGCGACATCTACGACAAGGCCGGCCAGCTCTGGAAGGTGTGGCTCAACCAGTTCGGCTTCCGCAACAAGGCGGCCCCGGGCTACGGCGACACCTACGATTCCGTGATGCCGTTCACCCACAGCATCACCATGGCCGACATGCAGCTCAGCCACGCCACGCGCGCCGCGCTGCCGAGCCCGAAATACCCCGGCGAGCCGGGCTGGTACTTCAACCAGGGCGCGAAGACCGGTCTCACCGAGGAATTCTTCACCATCGCCCACATGATCGCGGCCTCGAACTGA
- the rnc gene encoding ribonuclease III, with protein MGDEFRRIEERLGYSFLDRSLLDAALTHPSALPVGAVRAGEQLEFLGDAVLDLVIADLLLLRLPELDEGELSKRRATLVRTVTLADKARALGLDEALRLGRGEDRSGGREKASILAYVYEAALGAVFRDGGFARTRALIARHFAEDIARGGMVGAPDWKTILQERTQAAQRIVPEYRVVEESGPAHARRFTIEVWVAEQCLAVGYGPSKRAAEQDAARAALEE; from the coding sequence CTGGGTGACGAGTTCCGGCGCATCGAGGAGCGGCTCGGCTACAGCTTTCTCGATCGCAGTCTGCTCGACGCGGCGCTCACCCACCCGTCGGCGCTGCCGGTCGGCGCCGTGCGCGCCGGCGAGCAACTCGAGTTCCTCGGCGACGCCGTGCTCGACCTGGTGATCGCCGATCTGCTGCTGCTGCGCCTGCCGGAGCTCGACGAGGGCGAGTTGTCGAAGCGGCGCGCCACCCTGGTGCGCACGGTGACACTGGCGGACAAGGCGCGCGCCCTCGGCCTCGACGAAGCGCTGCGCCTGGGACGGGGCGAGGATCGCAGCGGCGGGCGCGAGAAGGCCTCGATCCTCGCCTACGTCTACGAAGCGGCGCTCGGCGCGGTCTTCCGTGACGGCGGCTTCGCGCGCACCCGGGCGCTGATCGCGCGCCACTTCGCCGAGGACATCGCCCGCGGCGGCATGGTCGGCGCGCCGGACTGGAAGACCATCCTGCAGGAACGCACGCAGGCGGCGCAGCGGATCGTGCCCGAGTACCGGGTGGTCGAGGAGAGCGGGCCGGCGCACGCGCGCCGCTTCACGATCGAGGTGTGGGTCGCCGAGCAGTGCCTGGCGGTCGGCTACGGCCCGAGCAAGCGCGCCGCCGAACAGGACGCCGCCCGGGCGGCGCTGGAGGAGTAG
- the mtaB gene encoding tRNA (N(6)-L-threonylcarbamoyladenosine(37)-C(2))-methylthiotransferase MtaB: MSRKLRVAFATLGCKVNQYDTATMQTALAADCEPVPFAAGADVYVVNSCTVTDRADAESRQLARRARRWNPRGRVILTGCFAQTSPQRADLPEVDYVIGVGRLPDLLRAVRDQIPDAEGRVFVSNLRRAATVSTLGAEAFAGQTRAFLKVQEGCDLFCTFCIVPMARGRSRSVSPRRVLAELARLAGLGFREVVLTGIHLGGYGKDLETPLQLADLVEMIAEAAPVPRVRLSSIDPPEVTPRLLDLIARSPVLCEHLHVPVQAGADRVLRRMRRLYDAALVRAVASEIHRRLPGAGLGTDVIAGFPGEGDADFAATEALLAESGFSYLHVFPYSRRSGTTAAKASDHLAPAVIRERAGRLRRLGRAQREAFAERCLGQELRVLVESTRDASTGKLIGYSRNYARVLLDGDDDLANHEVPVRVLARVGDRLRGERVGGLGGASAG, translated from the coding sequence ATGAGCCGCAAGTTGCGCGTCGCCTTCGCCACCCTCGGCTGCAAGGTGAACCAGTACGACACGGCGACCATGCAGACGGCGCTCGCCGCCGACTGCGAGCCGGTGCCCTTCGCCGCCGGCGCCGACGTCTACGTCGTCAACTCGTGCACGGTCACCGACCGCGCCGATGCCGAGAGCCGCCAGTTGGCGCGCCGGGCGCGGCGCTGGAACCCGCGCGGTCGCGTCATCCTCACCGGCTGCTTCGCGCAGACCAGCCCGCAGCGCGCCGATCTGCCGGAGGTCGACTATGTCATCGGCGTCGGCCGCCTGCCGGACCTGCTGCGCGCCGTGCGCGACCAGATCCCGGATGCCGAGGGCCGGGTCTTCGTCAGCAACCTGCGCCGGGCGGCGACGGTGAGCACGCTGGGCGCCGAGGCGTTCGCCGGGCAGACCCGCGCCTTTCTCAAGGTGCAGGAGGGCTGCGATCTCTTCTGCACCTTCTGCATCGTGCCGATGGCGCGCGGTCGCAGCCGCAGCGTGTCGCCGCGCCGGGTGCTCGCCGAGCTCGCGCGCCTGGCCGGGCTCGGCTTCCGCGAGGTCGTGCTCACCGGCATCCATCTCGGCGGCTACGGCAAGGACCTGGAGACGCCGCTGCAGCTCGCCGACCTGGTGGAGATGATCGCCGAGGCGGCGCCGGTGCCGCGCGTCCGCCTCAGCTCGATCGACCCACCGGAGGTGACGCCGCGCCTGCTCGATCTGATCGCGCGCAGCCCGGTGCTGTGCGAGCACCTGCACGTGCCGGTGCAGGCCGGCGCCGACCGGGTGCTGCGCCGCATGCGCCGGCTCTACGACGCGGCGCTGGTGCGCGCGGTCGCCTCAGAGATCCACCGCCGCCTCCCCGGCGCCGGGCTCGGAACAGACGTCATCGCCGGCTTCCCCGGCGAGGGCGACGCCGACTTCGCCGCCACCGAGGCGCTGCTCGCCGAGAGCGGCTTCAGCTACCTGCACGTCTTTCCCTACTCGCGTCGCAGCGGCACGACGGCGGCGAAGGCGAGCGACCACCTGGCGCCGGCGGTGATCCGCGAACGCGCCGGGCGACTGCGGCGGCTCGGACGCGCGCAGCGCGAGGCCTTCGCCGAGCGCTGCCTCGGGCAGGAGCTGCGGGTGCTGGTCGAGTCGACGCGCGATGCGTCGACCGGCAAGCTCATCGGCTACAGCCGGAACTACGCCCGGGTGCTGCTCGACGGTGACGACGACCTCGCCAACCACGAGGTGCCCGTGCGGGTGCTGGCGCGGGTGGGCGACCGGCTGCGCGGCGAGCGGGTAGGGGGCCTCGGTGGCGCGAGCGCTGGGTGA
- the mnmA gene encoding tRNA 2-thiouridine(34) synthase MnmA, translating to MARERVVVAMSGGVDSSLAAALLVEAGYEVVGISMRLWAGASDSGCCSLDDFLDARLVAERLGIPFYVMDFSAAFARAVVDDFVAEYRRGRTPNPCARCNQHVKFAGFWERARELGATRIATGHYARIAGAGDGAALLAGVDADKDQSYFLFGIERAVLARTLFPVGGLCKSEVRAAAARRGLPVAGKPDSQEVCFVPRRGYAAFVERHPSPEPLRGGRLVDAAGQVIATHDGVHRFTIGQRRGLGVAGGAPRYVTAIEADGTVRLGGAAQVLARGVVAAAVNWLTAPPAVGAPVAVKIRSRFAPQAARVVRADAEGFVVVAADGLRAVTPGQAAVLYDGERVLGGGWIRAALPDGAAEPAIGGAANP from the coding sequence ATGGCGCGGGAACGGGTGGTGGTCGCGATGAGCGGCGGCGTCGACAGCTCACTGGCCGCGGCGCTGCTGGTGGAAGCCGGCTACGAGGTGGTCGGGATCTCGATGCGCCTGTGGGCGGGCGCGAGCGACAGCGGCTGCTGCTCGCTCGACGACTTCCTCGACGCGCGCCTGGTGGCCGAGCGCCTGGGCATCCCCTTCTACGTGATGGACTTCAGCGCCGCCTTCGCACGCGCCGTGGTCGACGACTTCGTCGCCGAGTACCGGCGCGGGCGGACTCCGAACCCGTGCGCGCGCTGCAATCAGCACGTGAAGTTCGCCGGCTTCTGGGAGCGCGCGCGCGAGCTCGGGGCGACGCGCATCGCCACCGGCCACTACGCGCGGATCGCCGGCGCCGGCGACGGGGCGGCGCTGCTCGCCGGGGTCGACGCCGACAAGGACCAGTCCTATTTCCTCTTCGGCATCGAACGGGCGGTGCTGGCGCGGACCCTGTTCCCGGTCGGCGGCCTGTGCAAGTCCGAGGTGCGCGCCGCGGCGGCGCGGCGCGGCCTGCCGGTGGCCGGCAAGCCGGACAGCCAGGAGGTGTGCTTCGTGCCGCGCCGTGGCTATGCGGCCTTCGTCGAGCGACACCCCTCGCCGGAACCACTGCGCGGTGGCCGCCTGGTCGACGCGGCCGGTCAGGTGATCGCGACCCACGACGGCGTGCACCGCTTCACCATCGGCCAGCGCCGCGGCCTCGGGGTCGCCGGCGGCGCGCCGCGCTACGTGACCGCCATCGAGGCGGACGGCACGGTGCGCCTGGGTGGCGCGGCGCAGGTGCTGGCGCGCGGCGTCGTCGCCGCGGCGGTGAACTGGCTCACGGCGCCGCCGGCCGTCGGGGCGCCGGTCGCGGTCAAGATCCGCTCGCGCTTCGCGCCGCAGGCGGCGCGCGTCGTCCGCGCCGACGCGGAGGGCTTCGTGGTCGTCGCCGCGGACGGCCTGCGCGCCGTGACGCCCGGGCAGGCGGCGGTGTTGTACGACGGCGAGCGCGTGCTGGGCGGCGGGTGGATCCGCGCCGCGCTGCCCGACGGGGCGGCGGAGCCGGCGATCGGCGGGGCGGCGAACCCATGA
- a CDS encoding cysteine desulfurase produces the protein MIYLDHNATAPLAAVARQAMLAALDEGIGNPSSAHAAGRAARAVLERSRRAIGEILGVPAASVCFTSGATEANNLALFGSVVAGGHVVTTPIEHASVLAPVRELERRGARVTWLPVDAEGRIAVDDVAAALRSDTALVSIGWANGEIGTLQPIAEIAALCRTRGVLLHVDAAQAVGRVPVHAGAVDLCTLSAHKLGGPVGIGALVVRRGVGVRPLLRGGEQERGLRPGTENAAAAAGFAAALAVAPAPGLAALRARLWEAVAGVDGVRRHGPGTGGLPNTLCLGIDGLAGETVVAALDLEGVCASVGSACAAGSGEASYVLRAIGCDDAAARGGVRFSLGPRTTATEIEAAAAALRRVVARARALAARAVG, from the coding sequence ATGATCTATCTCGACCACAATGCGACCGCGCCGCTCGCGGCGGTGGCGCGCCAGGCCATGCTGGCGGCGCTGGACGAGGGGATCGGCAATCCGTCGAGCGCGCACGCCGCGGGGCGGGCGGCGCGCGCCGTGCTCGAGCGGTCGCGGCGCGCGATCGGCGAGATCCTCGGCGTCCCCGCGGCGTCGGTGTGCTTCACCAGCGGCGCCACCGAGGCCAACAATCTGGCTCTCTTCGGGTCGGTGGTGGCGGGGGGGCACGTCGTCACCACGCCCATCGAGCACGCGTCGGTCCTCGCGCCGGTGCGCGAGCTCGAGCGGCGCGGCGCGCGGGTCACCTGGCTACCGGTGGATGCCGAGGGGCGGATCGCGGTCGATGACGTCGCGGCCGCGCTGCGGTCGGACACGGCGTTGGTCTCGATCGGCTGGGCGAACGGCGAGATCGGCACCCTGCAACCGATCGCCGAGATCGCCGCCCTCTGTCGGACACGCGGCGTGCTCCTCCACGTCGACGCGGCGCAGGCGGTGGGGCGCGTTCCGGTGCACGCGGGCGCGGTCGATCTGTGCACGCTCTCGGCGCACAAGCTCGGCGGACCAGTCGGCATCGGCGCGCTGGTGGTGCGCCGCGGCGTCGGGGTGCGGCCGCTGCTGCGCGGCGGCGAGCAGGAGCGAGGCCTGCGGCCGGGAACCGAGAACGCGGCCGCGGCGGCGGGTTTCGCCGCCGCGCTCGCGGTGGCGCCCGCCCCCGGCCTGGCGGCATTGCGGGCGCGGCTGTGGGAGGCGGTCGCCGGGGTGGACGGCGTGCGGCGCCACGGGCCCGGCACCGGAGGGTTGCCGAACACGCTGTGCCTCGGCATCGACGGCCTGGCCGGGGAGACGGTGGTGGCGGCGCTCGATCTCGAGGGGGTGTGCGCTTCCGTCGGCTCGGCCTGCGCGGCCGGATCCGGGGAGGCCTCGTACGTGCTGCGCGCCATCGGCTGCGACGACGCGGCGGCGCGCGGCGGCGTGCGCTTCAGCCTCGGGCCGCGGACGACGGCGACGGAGATCGAGGCCGCGGCGGCGGCGCTGCGGCGGGTCGTGGCGCGCGCCCGCGCGCTCGCGGCGCGGGCGGTGGGATAG
- the cimA gene encoding citramalate synthase produces MAKTIHIYDTTLRDGCQAEDIALTLEDKLRIAERLDDFGIDYVEGGWPGSNPRDEAFFQAVKQRKLTRIRVAAFGSTRRAGARASDDRNLEKLLRADTPVVTIFGKSWDLHVRDDLRIPLAENFDLIHDTIRYLKRHVDEVVYDAEHFFDGYRANPEFALECLRVAADAGADVLCLCDTNGGRMPWEIAAAVDAVRAQGPTPIGIHCHNDSELAVANSLIAVEHGAIQVQGTINGIGERCGNVNLCSVIANLQLKMGYHVVSAANLRRLHEVSRFVDELANVEPSKRQPYVGQSAFAHKGGVHVAAVQRNPRTYEHIDPALVGNTQRVLVSDLSGRANIVYKARQFGVDMEALDGHVKHLLQEVKQLEHQGYQFEGAEASLELRMHRIQHGELRYFELVQFRVVDEKGYMRLVFGDNGSVAVRTDERIEHGPASAWAAVMLKGPTGDIEHTAAEGNGPVNALDTALRRALRRFYPDIEAVRLLDYKVRVLSGAAGSAAPVRVLMESADDVDRWGTVGVSLNVIEASWQALVDSFEYKLYKDGKRSARRAPRARSRRP; encoded by the coding sequence GTGGCGAAGACCATCCACATCTACGACACGACGCTGCGCGACGGCTGCCAGGCGGAGGACATCGCCCTCACCCTCGAGGACAAGCTGCGCATCGCCGAGCGCCTGGACGACTTCGGCATCGATTACGTCGAGGGCGGCTGGCCGGGCTCGAACCCGCGCGACGAGGCGTTCTTCCAGGCGGTGAAGCAGCGGAAGCTGACGCGCATCAGGGTCGCCGCGTTCGGCTCGACGCGCCGCGCCGGCGCCCGCGCCAGCGACGACCGCAACCTCGAGAAGCTGCTGCGCGCCGACACCCCGGTGGTGACGATCTTCGGCAAGAGCTGGGATCTGCACGTGCGCGACGACCTGCGCATCCCCCTGGCCGAGAACTTCGACCTCATCCACGACACCATCCGCTACCTGAAGCGCCACGTCGACGAGGTGGTGTACGACGCCGAGCACTTCTTCGACGGCTACCGCGCCAACCCGGAGTTCGCGCTCGAGTGCCTGCGTGTCGCCGCCGACGCCGGCGCCGACGTCCTCTGCCTGTGCGACACCAACGGCGGCCGCATGCCGTGGGAGATCGCGGCGGCGGTGGACGCCGTGCGGGCGCAGGGGCCGACGCCGATCGGCATCCATTGCCACAACGACTCCGAGCTGGCGGTGGCGAACAGCCTGATCGCCGTCGAGCACGGCGCCATCCAGGTGCAGGGCACGATCAACGGCATCGGCGAGCGCTGCGGCAACGTCAACCTCTGCTCGGTGATCGCCAATCTGCAGCTCAAGATGGGCTACCACGTGGTCAGCGCCGCCAACCTGCGTCGCCTGCACGAGGTGTCGCGCTTCGTCGACGAGCTCGCCAACGTCGAACCGAGCAAGCGCCAGCCCTACGTCGGGCAGAGCGCCTTCGCGCACAAGGGTGGGGTCCACGTCGCGGCGGTGCAACGCAATCCGCGGACCTACGAGCACATCGATCCGGCGCTGGTCGGCAACACGCAGCGGGTGCTGGTGTCGGACCTCTCCGGGCGCGCCAACATCGTCTACAAGGCCAGGCAGTTCGGCGTCGACATGGAGGCGCTCGACGGCCACGTGAAGCACCTGCTGCAGGAAGTGAAGCAGCTCGAGCACCAGGGCTACCAGTTCGAGGGCGCCGAGGCGTCCCTCGAGCTGCGCATGCACCGCATCCAGCACGGCGAGCTGCGCTATTTCGAGCTGGTGCAGTTCCGGGTCGTCGACGAGAAGGGTTACATGCGCCTGGTCTTCGGCGACAACGGCTCCGTCGCGGTCAGGACCGACGAGCGCATCGAGCACGGTCCCGCGTCGGCCTGGGCGGCGGTGATGCTGAAGGGGCCGACCGGCGACATCGAGCACACCGCGGCCGAAGGCAACGGCCCGGTGAACGCCCTCGACACCGCCCTGCGGCGCGCCCTGCGCCGCTTCTATCCCGACATCGAGGCCGTGCGCCTGCTCGATTACAAGGTCCGGGTGCTGAGCGGCGCCGCGGGCAGCGCGGCGCCGGTGCGGGTGTTGATGGAGTCGGCGGACGACGTCGACCGCTGGGGCACGGTGGGCGTGTCGCTGAACGTCATCGAGGCCAGTTGGCAGGCGCTGGTCGATAGCTTCGAGTACAAGCTCTACAAGGACGGCAAGCGAAGCGCCCGGCGCGCCCCGCGGGCCCGCAGCCGGCGGCCGTAG
- a CDS encoding aspartate kinase, whose translation MSLIVQKYGGTSVGSIERIQAVAARVAAGHAAGHRLVVVVSAMSGETNRLLELAQRCAPQPSLREVDVLIATGEQVTSALLAIALQGQGIPARSFLGHQVRIDTDSAYGRARIQRIDGDQIRAVLDRGEVAVVAGFQGVDAHGHITTLGRGGSDTSAVAVAAALTADVCEIYTDVDGVYTTDPRICPQARKLQRISHDEMLELASLGAKVLQIRSVEFAKRYGVPLCVRSSFDDSDGTWVVPEDEAMEQVMVSGVSLDRDQAKITLRHVPDKPGLASKVLGPIARAHISVDMIIQNASTAGDADFTFTLPKTDVARALQMVEETAREIGAQASADTEVVKVSVVGLGMRSHAGVAARMFETLANEGINIQMISTSEIKISVVIEAKYGELAVRALHKALIEEAPSEA comes from the coding sequence ATGAGTCTGATCGTCCAGAAGTACGGCGGCACCTCGGTCGGCAGCATCGAGCGCATCCAGGCGGTGGCCGCGCGGGTGGCGGCCGGGCACGCGGCGGGCCACCGTCTGGTGGTGGTGGTCTCGGCGATGTCGGGCGAGACCAATCGGCTGCTCGAGCTGGCGCAGCGCTGCGCGCCGCAGCCTTCGCTGCGCGAGGTCGATGTGCTGATCGCCACCGGCGAGCAGGTGACCAGCGCGCTGCTGGCGATCGCGCTGCAGGGGCAGGGGATCCCGGCGCGCTCGTTCCTCGGCCACCAGGTTCGCATCGACACCGACAGCGCCTACGGCCGGGCCCGCATCCAGCGCATCGACGGCGACCAGATCCGCGCCGTGCTCGACCGCGGCGAGGTGGCGGTGGTGGCGGGCTTCCAGGGCGTCGATGCGCACGGCCACATCACCACCCTGGGCCGCGGCGGCAGCGACACCTCGGCGGTGGCCGTGGCGGCGGCCCTCACGGCCGATGTGTGCGAGATCTACACCGACGTCGACGGCGTCTACACCACCGACCCGCGCATCTGCCCGCAGGCGCGCAAGCTGCAGCGCATCTCGCACGACGAGATGCTCGAGCTCGCCAGTCTCGGCGCCAAGGTGCTGCAGATCCGCTCGGTGGAATTCGCCAAGCGCTACGGCGTGCCGCTCTGCGTGCGCTCCAGCTTCGACGACAGCGACGGCACCTGGGTGGTGCCAGAGGACGAGGCGATGGAACAGGTGATGGTATCCGGCGTGTCGCTCGACCGCGACCAGGCGAAGATCACGCTCCGCCACGTCCCCGACAAGCCGGGCCTGGCGTCGAAGGTGCTGGGCCCGATCGCCCGGGCGCACATCAGCGTCGACATGATCATCCAGAACGCCAGCACCGCCGGCGACGCCGACTTCACCTTCACGCTGCCCAAGACCGACGTGGCGCGGGCGCTGCAGATGGTCGAGGAGACGGCGCGCGAGATCGGCGCACAGGCGAGCGCCGATACCGAGGTGGTCAAGGTGTCGGTCGTCGGCCTCGGCATGCGCAGTCACGCCGGGGTGGCGGCGCGCATGTTCGAGACGCTGGCCAACGAGGGCATCAACATCCAGATGATCTCGACCTCGGAGATCAAGATCTCCGTCGTCATCGAGGCGAAGTACGGCGAGCTGGCGGTGCGGGCGCTGCACAAGGCGCTGATCGAGGAGGCGCCGTCGGAGGCCTGA
- the tsaE gene encoding tRNA (adenosine(37)-N6)-threonylcarbamoyltransferase complex ATPase subunit type 1 TsaE, with protein MDRVELITTSEEETRAVGRRLAAALRGGERIGLSGELGAGKTCFVRGLAEGLGVPPEEIRSPSFPILIPHEGGRLPLYHIDLFRLPAGDVDSLSLREYIFGAGVCAVEWPERLDEPLGDHLEVRIEFVPGGRRLLAVAHGSGYGAAIDALTRKG; from the coding sequence ATGGACCGGGTCGAGCTGATCACCACCAGCGAGGAGGAGACGCGCGCCGTCGGCCGCCGCCTGGCCGCGGCCCTGCGCGGCGGCGAACGCATCGGCCTCTCCGGCGAGCTCGGCGCCGGCAAGACCTGCTTCGTGCGCGGCCTGGCGGAAGGCCTCGGGGTGCCGCCGGAGGAGATCCGCAGTCCCTCGTTCCCGATCCTGATTCCCCACGAGGGCGGGCGCCTGCCGCTCTACCACATCGACCTCTTCCGCCTCCCCGCGGGAGATGTCGACTCGCTGTCCCTGCGCGAATACATCTTCGGCGCCGGGGTCTGCGCCGTGGAGTGGCCGGAGCGCCTGGACGAGCCACTCGGCGACCACCTCGAGGTCCGCATCGAGTTCGTTCCCGGCGGCCGGCGCCTGCTGGCCGTCGCGCATGGTTCGGGTTATGGTGCCGCGATTGACGCCCTGACACGCAAGGGCTGA